One genomic window of Candidatus Omnitrophota bacterium includes the following:
- the coaE gene encoding dephospho-CoA kinase (Dephospho-CoA kinase (CoaE) performs the final step in coenzyme A biosynthesis.) — MRTKKAKRPLIIGITGGMGTGKTSVAAMFKKFGALVLDADKIAHYDMEKGKNMYEMIIKEFGKDILLRSGQIERRKLAAVVFKDRIALDRLCAIVHPVVIRHVNEYIKKATKKPEIPAVIIDAPLLLEAGMHSMLDALIVVKASVRTQIERTGKKTGQSPAEIKRRMRNQIPLRKKLILADYIIDNEGSKRNMRKIVSKIWKEIKSGRD, encoded by the coding sequence GTGAGAACTAAAAAAGCTAAAAGGCCGCTTATAATTGGAATAACCGGCGGCATGGGGACTGGCAAGACGAGTGTTGCGGCCATGTTTAAGAAATTTGGCGCGTTGGTGCTCGACGCGGATAAGATCGCTCATTACGATATGGAAAAAGGTAAAAATATGTACGAGATGATAATAAAAGAGTTCGGCAAAGATATCCTTTTGAGATCAGGCCAAATAGAAAGGAGGAAATTGGCGGCCGTGGTATTTAAGGATAGAATTGCCCTCGATAGGCTTTGCGCTATAGTGCATCCCGTGGTCATAAGGCATGTCAACGAATATATAAAGAAAGCTACCAAAAAACCTGAAATTCCGGCTGTAATTATAGATGCCCCGCTTCTCTTGGAAGCGGGCATGCATAGTATGTTAGATGCGCTGATAGTCGTCAAAGCGTCGGTTAGAACTCAGATAGAGAGGACGGGCAAAAAGACGGGTCAAAGCCCGGCCGAAATAAAGAGGCGTATGCGAAATCAAATTCCGCTAAGGAAGAAACTTATTTTGGCGGATTATATTATAGATAACGAAGGGAGCAAAAGAAACATGAGAAAAATAGTGAGTAAAATATGGAAGGAGATAAAAAGTGGAAGAGACTAG
- the rho gene encoding transcription termination factor Rho: MKIEKLKEMKITELSKIAKQLSVNGVSALKKQDLIFKILQAQAEKNGLLFGEGVLEILQDGFGFLRSPNYNYLPCPDDIYVSPSQIRKFDLRTGDTVSGQIRPPKEGERYFALLKVEAVNYEDPEKSKDSVLFDNLTPLYPNKRYLLETEEEDVSMRVMDMVTPVGKGQRGLIVAPPYSGKTVLLQKFANAITINYPDVILMVLLIDERPEEVTDMQRSVKGEVVSSTFDEPAERHIQVAEMVLEKAKRLVEYKKDVIILLDSITRLARAYNTVVPHSGKILSGGVDSNALHKPKRFLGAARNIEEGGSLTIIATALIETGSRMDEVIFEEFKGTGNMELQLDRTLFQKRVYPAIDIKRSNTRKEELLVNADELQRIWLMRKVLNELNTVEAMELLVEKLKKTKTNAEFLMSMNKVL; this comes from the coding sequence ATAAAGATAGAGAAGCTCAAAGAGATGAAGATCACGGAATTGAGCAAAATCGCGAAACAGCTGAGTGTCAACGGCGTAAGCGCGCTAAAAAAACAGGACCTGATATTCAAAATACTGCAGGCACAGGCAGAGAAGAACGGCCTTCTTTTCGGCGAAGGCGTCCTTGAAATACTGCAGGACGGTTTCGGATTTTTGCGCAGCCCGAACTATAATTACCTGCCGTGTCCCGACGATATTTATGTATCGCCATCACAGATTCGCAAATTTGATCTTAGGACGGGCGATACCGTAAGCGGGCAGATCAGGCCGCCTAAAGAGGGCGAGCGCTATTTTGCGCTGCTTAAGGTGGAAGCGGTAAATTACGAGGACCCGGAGAAATCAAAGGATAGCGTACTATTTGACAACCTTACCCCGCTTTATCCTAATAAACGCTACCTTTTGGAAACAGAAGAAGAAGATGTGTCTATGCGCGTGATGGATATGGTGACGCCGGTAGGCAAGGGGCAGCGCGGTCTGATAGTGGCGCCGCCCTACAGCGGAAAGACGGTTCTCTTGCAGAAATTCGCCAATGCCATAACGATCAATTATCCGGATGTCATACTCATGGTGCTCTTGATTGATGAGCGGCCCGAGGAAGTGACGGATATGCAGCGTTCCGTAAAGGGTGAAGTCGTGAGCTCCACCTTTGACGAGCCGGCAGAGAGGCACATACAGGTAGCGGAGATGGTGCTTGAGAAGGCTAAGAGGCTTGTGGAATACAAAAAAGATGTTATAATATTGCTCGACAGCATCACGAGGTTGGCCAGAGCGTATAATACCGTCGTTCCTCATTCTGGCAAGATCCTTTCCGGGGGCGTGGATTCCAATGCCCTGCATAAGCCGAAGAGATTTCTCGGCGCAGCGCGAAACATAGAGGAAGGCGGCAGCCTCACGATTATAGCCACCGCTCTTATAGAGACCGGCAGCCGCATGGATGAAGTCATATTTGAGGAGTTTAAAGGGACGGGCAATATGGAGCTCCAGCTCGACAGGACACTCTTCCAGAAGAGAGTTTACCCTGCCATAGACATAAAGAGGTCCAATACGAGGAAGGAAGAACTGCTTGTTAATGCAGATGAGCTTCAGAGGATATGGCTTATGCGGAAGGTCCTGAATGAGCTGAATACCGTCGAGGCCATGGAGCTTTTGGTAGAAAAGTTGAAAAAGACAAAGACAAATGCCGAGTTCTTGATGAGCATGAATAAAGTGCTGTAA
- the rpmE gene encoding 50S ribosomal protein L31: protein MKKKIHPDYKESTINCACGEVMHTRSTRPNIRVDICSKCHPFFTGKQKLVDSAGMVDKFKKRYEKTEAKKRVTKPAAARADQQAEETGEKESE from the coding sequence ATGAAAAAGAAAATACATCCGGATTACAAAGAAAGCACCATAAACTGCGCATGCGGAGAGGTCATGCATACGCGTTCCACAAGGCCCAATATAAGGGTCGATATCTGCTCCAAATGCCATCCGTTCTTTACCGGGAAGCAGAAGCTCGTTGACTCGGCGGGAATGGTGGATAAGTTCAAAAAGAGATACGAAAAGACCGAGGCAAAAAAACGCGTAACGAAACCGGCCGCCGCGAGGGCGGATCAACAAGCGGAAGAAACCGGCGAAAAAGAGAGTGAATAA
- the prfA gene encoding peptide chain release factor 1: MFEEIKKKEIRLKELEVLISDPEVIRKAEIYQKYAKEHAEIFEAVSKYREFQKLTKEIEDVKHVLSVKHDPEFTELAEAELSELDSKKESLVRELEDIVYVKDPDSDKDIIVEIRAGTGGIEASLFAAELYRMYARYAAKRGWKAEILSSSMSEKNGFKEVIFSVTGGSVYGFMKYESGTHRVQRVPETEASGRIHTSAVTVAVFPEAKEVEVDIKSEDLKIDVYRSGGHGGQSVNTTDSAVRITHLPSGLVVTCQDERSQHKNKTKAMRVLRTRLFDKIKSEREAKITKDRKKQVGSGDRSEKIRTYNFPDRRVTDHRINLTLHRLPEIMEGDLDELIAGLKDAERRLRLGKNTI, translated from the coding sequence ATGTTTGAAGAAATAAAGAAAAAAGAAATACGGCTTAAAGAGCTTGAGGTGCTGATATCAGATCCCGAGGTGATCCGAAAGGCAGAAATTTACCAGAAATATGCCAAAGAGCACGCCGAAATCTTCGAGGCCGTATCAAAGTACAGAGAATTCCAGAAACTGACGAAGGAGATAGAGGATGTCAAGCATGTCCTTTCCGTGAAGCATGACCCGGAGTTTACGGAACTTGCGGAGGCGGAGCTCAGCGAACTGGATTCTAAAAAGGAATCCCTCGTACGCGAACTCGAAGATATAGTGTACGTAAAAGATCCCGATAGCGATAAGGATATTATCGTCGAAATACGCGCTGGCACGGGCGGGATAGAGGCGTCATTATTTGCCGCGGAACTTTACAGGATGTATGCCAGATATGCGGCTAAAAGAGGGTGGAAGGCAGAGATACTTAGCAGTTCGATGAGCGAAAAAAACGGTTTTAAAGAAGTCATATTTTCAGTTACCGGAGGAAGCGTCTACGGTTTTATGAAGTATGAAAGCGGGACGCACCGCGTTCAAAGAGTGCCCGAAACAGAGGCGTCGGGTAGGATCCACACTTCGGCTGTTACGGTTGCGGTATTTCCGGAAGCAAAAGAGGTGGAAGTCGATATTAAATCGGAGGATCTGAAGATTGATGTATACCGCTCCGGCGGCCACGGCGGCCAATCGGTAAATACTACAGACTCGGCTGTGAGGATAACACATCTTCCGTCGGGTTTAGTGGTGACCTGCCAGGATGAGAGGTCACAGCACAAGAATAAGACAAAGGCTATGAGGGTATTGAGGACGCGGCTTTTCGACAAAATCAAATCGGAACGTGAGGCGAAGATAACCAAAGACAGAAAGAAACAGGTCGGCTCGGGCGACAGGTCAGAAAAGATACGGACTTATAATTTTCCCGATAGACGGGTGACCGACCACAGGATCAACCTTACTCTGCACCGCTTGCCCGAGATAATGGAGGGCGATTTAGATGAACTTATCGCCGGGCTCAAAGACGCGGAAAGAAGATTGCGCTTAGGCAAAAATACTATTTGA
- the prmC gene encoding peptide chain release factor N(5)-glutamine methyltransferase has translation MEIYETLDLIKWGEKELLKSGVECALHDANTLMCYSQDADSFRNCIEKRVSRYPLQYILKETDFMNARLKMEDGVFIPRPETEILVEKALEVISNIASNTINTLEIGTGSGNIAISLTKNITNCKIIASDISDLAIKTARENAAVNLVSDRVKFVKSDLFRDIPRTYYSYFDIIISNPPYIRRGKIADLEPEISYEDIRALDGGWDGLDFYRQILDEGRKYLKAGGVFLFEIGHDQGEAIFKITKQYQELNGFKLFKDYNGCDRVVIAWIS, from the coding sequence ATGGAAATTTACGAAACGCTGGATTTAATAAAATGGGGCGAAAAAGAGCTATTGAAGTCCGGCGTGGAATGCGCCCTGCACGACGCTAATACCCTTATGTGCTATTCCCAAGACGCCGATTCGTTCAGAAATTGCATCGAAAAACGTGTTTCCCGGTACCCCCTGCAATATATATTAAAAGAAACGGATTTTATGAACGCCCGCCTCAAAATGGAGGACGGCGTTTTTATACCCAGGCCAGAGACAGAAATCCTTGTTGAAAAGGCGCTGGAGGTCATAAGCAATATAGCGTCAAATACCATAAATACACTGGAAATAGGCACCGGAAGCGGCAATATAGCAATTTCGTTGACAAAGAACATAACTAATTGTAAAATAATAGCTTCCGACATCTCGGATTTAGCTATTAAAACGGCAAGGGAAAATGCCGCGGTCAATCTTGTCAGCGATAGGGTAAAGTTTGTAAAAAGCGACTTATTCAGAGATATTCCTCGCACTTATTATAGTTATTTTGACATAATCATATCAAATCCACCGTATATACGGCGCGGGAAAATAGCGGATCTCGAGCCTGAAATATCGTACGAGGACATAAGGGCGCTGGATGGCGGATGGGACGGACTCGATTTTTATAGGCAGATTTTGGACGAAGGAAGAAAGTATCTAAAAGCCGGCGGAGTCTTTTTGTTCGAAATAGGCCATGACCAGGGCGAGGCGATTTTTAAAATAACAAAACAGTATCAGGAATTAAACGGTTTTAAGTTATTCAAAGACTAT